One part of the Streptomyces ferrugineus genome encodes these proteins:
- a CDS encoding P-loop NTPase family protein produces the protein MTGPSTADRLAAAYTLAERLTAERHRVEVLDRFHDLGADTWRTGLLAEVLARNGVVVIVPCAAQSVTAVRDRHAASGTRYMEVTVAERDSPHSAAAAMHCLLTGHG, from the coding sequence GTGACCGGCCCCTCGACCGCCGACCGACTGGCAGCCGCCTACACACTGGCCGAACGGCTGACCGCCGAGCGGCACCGGGTCGAGGTGCTCGACCGGTTCCACGACCTGGGCGCCGACACCTGGCGCACCGGCCTGCTGGCCGAGGTGCTGGCGCGCAACGGGGTCGTGGTGATCGTCCCCTGCGCCGCACAGAGCGTCACCGCCGTGCGGGACCGCCATGCGGCGAGCGGCACCCGCTACATGGAGGTGACCGTGGCCGAACGGGACAGTCCGCACAGCGCGGCGGCCGCGATGCACTGCCTTCTCACCGGGCACGGCTGA
- a CDS encoding thiolase family protein produces MRPVHFAAARRTPLGKLRGALSSVRPDDLAATVIRGLVADVPALDPARVDDVYWGAANQAGEDNRNVARMAALLAGLPESVPGATVNRLCASGLEAVTTAARTIAAGEADIVLAGGSESMSRAPFVLPRPDEALPHRMETFDTRLGWRLVNPAMKELHGLLSMGETAEEVAARYGVARERQDEFALRSHQRAAEARKNGHFDEELLSVERPDGSLVDSDECIREDTSYDKLARLRPVFRDGGTVTAGNASPMNDGAAGLLLVSEKALNELGLESLGRYVAGASAGVHPDVMGIGPVPATRKVLARADWTIGDVQEAEFNEAFAAQALACVDALGIDPELVNPSGGAIALGHPLGCSGARILTTLLHRMRRTGAGRGLATMCVGVGQGSAVLVERH; encoded by the coding sequence GTGCGTCCCGTCCACTTCGCGGCCGCCCGCCGCACCCCCCTGGGCAAGCTGCGCGGAGCCCTGTCGTCCGTACGGCCCGACGACCTCGCCGCGACCGTGATCAGAGGGCTCGTCGCCGACGTCCCCGCACTGGATCCGGCGCGCGTCGACGACGTCTACTGGGGCGCCGCCAACCAGGCCGGCGAGGACAACCGCAACGTCGCCCGCATGGCCGCACTGCTCGCCGGCCTCCCGGAGTCGGTGCCCGGCGCCACGGTCAACCGCCTGTGCGCGTCCGGACTGGAGGCGGTGACGACCGCCGCCCGCACCATCGCGGCCGGCGAGGCCGACATCGTGCTGGCCGGCGGCTCCGAGTCCATGAGCCGCGCCCCCTTCGTCCTGCCCCGCCCCGACGAGGCGCTGCCCCACCGCATGGAGACCTTCGACACCCGGCTCGGCTGGCGCCTGGTCAACCCGGCGATGAAGGAACTGCACGGCCTGCTGTCCATGGGCGAGACGGCCGAGGAGGTCGCCGCCCGGTACGGCGTCGCACGCGAGCGGCAGGACGAGTTCGCGCTGCGCAGCCACCAACGGGCCGCCGAGGCCCGCAAGAACGGCCACTTCGACGAGGAACTGCTGTCCGTCGAGCGCCCCGACGGAAGCCTGGTCGACAGCGACGAGTGCATCCGCGAGGACACCTCCTACGACAAGCTCGCCCGGCTCAGGCCGGTCTTCCGCGACGGCGGCACCGTCACCGCGGGCAACGCCTCGCCGATGAACGACGGCGCCGCCGGACTGCTCCTGGTCAGTGAGAAGGCCCTGAACGAACTGGGCCTGGAGTCCCTCGGCCGCTATGTCGCCGGCGCCTCCGCCGGCGTCCACCCCGACGTGATGGGCATCGGCCCGGTGCCCGCCACCCGCAAGGTGCTGGCCCGCGCCGACTGGACGATCGGCGACGTTCAGGAGGCCGAGTTCAACGAGGCGTTCGCCGCCCAGGCGCTCGCGTGCGTGGACGCACTCGGCATCGACCCCGAACTGGTCAACCCGAGTGGCGGCGCGATCGCGCTCGGCCACCCGCTGGGCTGCTCGGGCGCACGGATCCTCACGACGCTGCTGCACCGCATGCGCAGGACGGGGGCCGGGCGAGGGCTGGCGACGATGTGCGTCGGGGTCGGGCAGGGCAGCGCGGTGCTGGTGGAACGGCACTAG
- a CDS encoding DUF3140 domain-containing protein codes for MTDALELDALWEDFHRVVNMTSQELATWLRVSDADEETEPLPDQAGSPTGQHVLAILQKRRTDLTDDDIQVMYDVVDTVTAEADLENEPEPEQTRRRHQLMTIGHDPLKP; via the coding sequence GTGACCGACGCCCTCGAACTCGACGCGCTGTGGGAGGACTTCCACCGCGTGGTGAACATGACCTCGCAGGAGCTGGCCACCTGGCTGCGGGTCAGCGACGCGGACGAGGAGACCGAGCCGCTGCCGGACCAGGCCGGATCGCCGACCGGGCAGCACGTCCTCGCGATCCTGCAGAAGCGGCGCACGGACCTCACGGACGACGACATCCAGGTGATGTACGACGTCGTGGACACCGTCACCGCCGAGGCGGACCTCGAGAACGAGCCCGAGCCCGAGCAGACCCGCCGTCGCCATCAGCTGATGACGATCGGCCACGACCCGCTCAAGCCATGA
- the cobF gene encoding precorrin-6A synthase (deacetylating) gives MRKIHVIGIGAGDPEQLTLQAVRALRGTDVFFILDKGEVKADLTGLRRDMLDAHIPEGTYRVVQARDPERDRSAGGTAYSPAVGDWRSARAGIYERLIAEELGEDETGAFLVWGDPALYDSTLGILEEVLDRGAVDFEYDVVPGISSVSALVARHRTGLNRVARPVQITTGRRLAEGFPEGVDDVVVMLDAHQSFRRYADEDIDIYWGAYIGTPDEILASGPIAEAGPRIERLRAEARERKGWIMDTYLLRRNPKER, from the coding sequence GTGCGAAAGATTCATGTCATCGGGATCGGGGCGGGCGACCCCGAGCAGCTCACGCTTCAGGCGGTCAGGGCGCTGCGCGGTACGGACGTGTTCTTCATCCTCGACAAGGGCGAGGTGAAGGCGGACCTCACGGGGCTGCGCCGGGACATGCTGGACGCGCACATACCGGAGGGGACGTATCGGGTCGTCCAGGCCCGGGATCCCGAGCGGGACCGGTCGGCCGGGGGTACCGCCTACTCCCCCGCCGTCGGGGACTGGCGCAGTGCCCGTGCCGGGATCTACGAGCGGCTGATCGCCGAGGAACTGGGCGAGGACGAGACCGGCGCGTTTCTGGTGTGGGGTGATCCCGCGCTGTACGACAGCACGCTCGGGATCCTGGAGGAGGTGCTGGACAGGGGCGCGGTGGACTTCGAGTACGACGTCGTGCCCGGCATCAGCAGCGTCTCCGCGCTCGTCGCCCGGCATCGGACGGGGCTGAACCGGGTCGCGCGTCCGGTGCAGATCACCACGGGGCGGCGGCTGGCCGAGGGCTTCCCGGAGGGCGTGGACGACGTGGTCGTGATGCTGGACGCGCACCAGAGCTTCCGGCGGTACGCCGACGAGGACATCGACATCTACTGGGGCGCCTACATCGGCACCCCGGACGAGATCCTCGCCTCGGGTCCGATCGCCGAGGCCGGGCCCCGCATCGAGCGGCTGCGCGCCGAGGCGCGGGAGCGCAAGGGCTGGATCATGGACACGTATCTGCTGCGCCGGAACCCGAAGGAGCGGTAG
- a CDS encoding sulfite exporter TauE/SafE family protein yields MDTMTLWHITGWEFAALAFAALVVGFSKTAVSGANTVSLAVFAAVLPARASTGVLLPVLIAGDVLAVLTYRRHAHWPTLWRLFPAVAGGVVLGTLFLVWADDEIVRTSIGAILLMMSAVTVWRRRMADKEDEPDAVTTRTGRLKARSYGVLGGFTTMVANAGGPVMSMYLLSAGFRKLGFLGTSAFFFLIVNVSKVPFSAGLGLIDGRSLLLDAALVIFVAPGALLGKWAVDRINQRLFEQLVIAATVVGGLQLLLR; encoded by the coding sequence ATGGACACGATGACGCTTTGGCACATCACAGGCTGGGAGTTCGCCGCGCTCGCCTTCGCGGCCCTGGTCGTCGGCTTCTCGAAAACGGCCGTGAGTGGGGCCAACACGGTGAGCCTGGCGGTCTTCGCCGCGGTACTGCCCGCCCGCGCCTCGACCGGCGTCCTGCTGCCGGTCCTGATCGCCGGCGATGTACTCGCCGTCCTCACCTACCGGCGGCACGCCCACTGGCCCACCCTGTGGCGGCTGTTCCCCGCGGTCGCGGGCGGTGTCGTCCTCGGCACACTGTTCCTGGTGTGGGCCGACGACGAGATCGTCCGTACCTCGATCGGCGCGATCCTGCTGATGATGTCCGCCGTGACGGTCTGGCGCCGCCGCATGGCCGACAAGGAGGACGAGCCGGACGCGGTCACCACCCGGACCGGCCGCCTCAAGGCCCGCTCCTACGGCGTCCTCGGCGGCTTCACCACGATGGTCGCCAACGCGGGCGGACCGGTGATGTCGATGTACCTGCTGTCGGCCGGCTTCCGAAAGCTCGGTTTCCTTGGCACCTCCGCCTTCTTCTTCCTGATCGTCAACGTCTCCAAGGTGCCCTTCAGCGCCGGGCTCGGCCTGATCGACGGCCGCTCGCTCCTCCTCGACGCGGCACTCGTGATCTTCGTCGCGCCCGGCGCGCTCCTCGGCAAATGGGCCGTGGACCGCATCAACCAGCGGCTGTTCGAGCAACTCGTGATCGCGGCGACGGTCGTGGGCGGCCTGCAGCTACTGCTGCGCTGA
- a CDS encoding Dps family protein — protein sequence MTVVKSTLPEPARRVAGDALQSTLVDLLGISLIGKQAHWNIVGPRFRSIHLQLDEVVSVARSYADTVAERSAALGVPPDGRPETIAAAYTLPGSKEGWVRDGEVVQLIADTLETAIGRLRERVDATAEPDPMTQDLLIGITRELEKQRWMFDAENWPRGE from the coding sequence ATGACCGTGGTCAAGAGCACGCTCCCGGAACCGGCTCGCCGGGTCGCCGGGGACGCCCTGCAGAGCACGCTCGTCGATCTTCTCGGCATCTCGCTGATCGGGAAGCAGGCGCACTGGAACATCGTGGGCCCGCGGTTCCGGTCGATCCATCTCCAGCTCGACGAGGTCGTCTCGGTGGCCCGCTCGTACGCCGACACGGTCGCCGAACGCTCCGCGGCCCTCGGCGTGCCGCCCGACGGCCGGCCGGAGACCATCGCCGCGGCCTACACCCTGCCCGGCTCCAAGGAGGGCTGGGTGCGCGACGGCGAGGTCGTCCAGCTCATCGCGGACACACTGGAGACGGCCATCGGACGGCTGCGCGAACGGGTCGACGCCACCGCCGAGCCGGACCCGATGACCCAGGACCTGCTGATCGGCATCACGCGCGAGCTGGAGAAGCAGCGCTGGATGTTCGACGCCGAGAACTGGCCGCGCGGCGAGTGA
- a CDS encoding GNAT family N-acetyltransferase, with amino-acid sequence MTRFWSVGTQGTWALRLRHVHPVRPGGPAEIVLLEPGRREVGRLRYRVCTACRTGRVLDIGIDESWQGQGLGREALHILLTLHPHHRWTTTTQSRQGRYFFRAMAREVSTGFPSGPPLCSHLRGPLRRHTHRLCGRWLGP; translated from the coding sequence ATGACTCGGTTCTGGAGCGTGGGCACGCAGGGCACCTGGGCGCTGCGGCTGCGCCACGTCCATCCGGTCCGCCCCGGCGGCCCGGCCGAGATCGTGCTGCTCGAACCCGGGCGGAGAGAAGTCGGGCGGCTGCGCTATCGGGTCTGTACCGCCTGCCGCACGGGACGGGTCCTCGACATCGGCATCGACGAGTCCTGGCAGGGGCAGGGGCTGGGCCGCGAGGCTCTGCACATACTGCTCACCCTCCATCCCCACCACCGGTGGACCACGACCACGCAGTCCAGACAGGGGCGGTACTTCTTCCGCGCGATGGCCCGGGAGGTGTCGACCGGCTTCCCCTCCGGCCCGCCGTTGTGCTCCCACCTGCGGGGCCCGCTGAGGCGGCACACGCACCGGCTGTGCGGCAGATGGCTGGGACCGTGA
- a CDS encoding cobalt-precorrin-6A reductase, with the protein MSPRHILILGGTTEARELAAALTAHPGVRVTTSLAGRVARPGAVEGELRIGGFGGAEGLADWLRAEHVDFLVDATHPFAESITANAVRAARSTGVPAVILRRPGWRPATGDRWHEVASLAEAAALLPTLGHRVLLTTGRLGLAAFAHLTDLRFVVRSVDPPEPPMPPHTEVLLARGPFTPDDELSLLRAHHIDVLVTKDSGATAISAKLTAARRLALPVVLVRRPPLPEGADPVPDVAGVLERLGLGGAGRRR; encoded by the coding sequence ATGTCCCCCCGCCACATCCTGATCCTCGGCGGCACCACCGAGGCCCGCGAACTCGCCGCCGCGCTCACGGCGCACCCCGGCGTCCGCGTCACCACCTCGCTCGCGGGACGGGTGGCACGGCCGGGCGCGGTCGAGGGGGAACTGCGCATCGGGGGCTTCGGCGGCGCGGAGGGCCTGGCGGACTGGCTGCGCGCCGAGCACGTGGACTTCCTCGTCGACGCCACACACCCCTTCGCCGAGTCGATCACGGCGAACGCGGTGCGCGCCGCGAGGTCGACCGGTGTCCCGGCGGTGATCCTGCGCCGCCCCGGCTGGCGCCCGGCCACCGGCGACCGCTGGCACGAGGTGGCTTCCCTCGCCGAGGCCGCGGCCCTGCTGCCCACCCTCGGCCACCGTGTCCTGCTGACCACCGGCCGCCTGGGTCTGGCGGCCTTCGCCCACCTGACCGACCTGCGCTTCGTCGTACGCTCCGTCGACCCACCCGAGCCGCCCATGCCCCCGCACACCGAAGTGCTCCTGGCCCGTGGCCCGTTCACGCCCGACGACGAGCTGTCCCTGCTCCGCGCGCACCACATCGACGTCCTGGTGACCAAGGACAGCGGCGCGACCGCGATCTCCGCCAAACTCACGGCCGCCCGCCGACTCGCCCTCCCCGTCGTGCTCGTACGCCGCCCACCACTCCCGGAGGGAGCGGACCCGGTGCCGGACGTGGCGGGGGTGCTGGAGCGACTCGGCCTCGGGGGAGCGGGACGGAGACGCTGA
- a CDS encoding HAD-IIA family hydrolase: MGSVRAVLIDIDGVLTVSWQPLPGTVEALREIRETGLGVALVTNTTSRTRASIARTLADAGFPVSAEDILTAPAVTAAYLAEHCPGARCALLNSGDIAQDLAGIALVGEGDGDLAPDVVIVGGAGPEFGYEALNRAFGHLQRGARLVAMHRNLYWRTDAGLQLDTGAFLAGVEQAARVTAEITGKPSAAFFEAALAHVGVGAEDAVMVGDDIESDVLAAQRAGVPGVLVRTGKYLPQTHRDASGTPDHVIDSFADLPALLAELRESAQQ; the protein is encoded by the coding sequence ATGGGATCCGTAAGGGCCGTCCTCATCGACATCGACGGAGTCCTCACCGTGTCGTGGCAGCCGCTGCCCGGCACGGTCGAGGCGTTGCGGGAGATCCGCGAGACCGGGCTCGGTGTCGCGCTGGTCACCAACACCACCTCCCGGACCCGGGCGTCGATCGCCCGCACACTGGCGGACGCGGGGTTCCCCGTGTCCGCCGAGGACATCCTGACCGCGCCCGCCGTCACGGCCGCGTATCTCGCCGAGCACTGCCCGGGTGCGCGGTGTGCGCTGCTGAACAGCGGGGACATCGCGCAGGACCTGGCAGGGATCGCCCTGGTCGGTGAGGGCGACGGCGATCTCGCGCCGGATGTCGTGATCGTGGGAGGTGCCGGGCCCGAGTTCGGTTACGAGGCACTCAACCGGGCCTTCGGACACCTCCAGCGCGGGGCGCGGCTGGTGGCCATGCACCGGAATCTGTACTGGCGTACGGACGCCGGGCTGCAGCTCGACACCGGTGCCTTCCTGGCCGGCGTTGAGCAGGCCGCGCGGGTCACGGCGGAGATCACCGGGAAGCCGTCGGCCGCGTTCTTCGAGGCGGCGCTGGCGCATGTGGGGGTCGGGGCGGAGGACGCGGTGATGGTCGGGGACGACATCGAGTCCGATGTGCTGGCGGCTCAGCGGGCCGGTGTCCCGGGCGTGCTGGTCAGGACCGGGAAGTATCTGCCGCAGACCCACCGGGACGCGAGCGGCACGCCCGACCATGTGATCGACTCCTTCGCCGATCTGCCCGCCCTGCTGGCGGAGCTGCGGGAGTCAGCGCAGCAGTAG
- a CDS encoding sulfotransferase family protein, translated as MVKGSPTMRQVARGVRRRMRRLAEPPVPPSARRLVPDPVFVLSSVRSGSTLLRVLLNSHPEIRAPHEMHLRTLSVSLTKPYTAKAMTELGLDQRELEYLLWDRVMHRELVRSGKRIIVDKTPGNAGAWERLHEGWPKARYLFLLRHPASMVSSLINGRPDRDLDATVREVRTYVDAVEAARDNLDGLTVRYEELTENPERVTREICAHLGVEWTAKMLDYRKGDHGPFVPFIGDWSDNIKSGKIQKARPLPEPEDVPPALRDITRAWGYGC; from the coding sequence ATGGTCAAAGGCAGTCCGACGATGCGCCAGGTCGCCCGTGGGGTGAGACGGCGGATGCGAAGACTCGCCGAGCCTCCGGTGCCGCCCTCGGCCCGACGGCTCGTGCCCGACCCGGTGTTCGTACTGTCCTCCGTACGCTCCGGCTCCACCCTCCTGCGGGTCCTGCTCAACAGCCACCCCGAGATCCGTGCCCCGCACGAGATGCACCTGCGCACCCTCTCGGTGAGCCTCACCAAGCCGTACACCGCCAAGGCCATGACCGAGCTCGGCCTCGACCAGCGCGAGCTGGAGTACCTGCTGTGGGACCGCGTCATGCACCGCGAACTCGTGCGCAGCGGCAAGCGGATCATCGTGGACAAGACGCCCGGCAACGCCGGCGCGTGGGAGCGCCTGCACGAGGGCTGGCCCAAGGCCCGGTACCTCTTCCTGCTCCGGCACCCGGCATCGATGGTGAGTTCGCTGATCAACGGCCGCCCGGACCGCGACCTGGACGCGACGGTGCGTGAGGTGCGCACCTACGTCGACGCGGTGGAGGCGGCCCGCGACAACCTGGACGGCCTCACGGTCCGCTACGAAGAGCTGACCGAGAACCCCGAGCGGGTCACGCGGGAGATCTGCGCGCATCTCGGAGTCGAGTGGACGGCGAAGATGCTGGACTACCGCAAAGGCGATCACGGTCCGTTCGTGCCGTTCATCGGCGACTGGAGCGACAACATCAAGTCCGGGAAGATCCAGAAGGCCCGGCCCCTGCCGGAACCCGAGGACGTGCCGCCGGCGCTGCGCGACATCACGCGCGCATGGGGGTACGGGTGTTGA
- a CDS encoding alpha/beta hydrolase: protein MTESREHVLDGSRGSIAVREWPHPRPRCLVLVVHGYGEHAGRYAEVADVLVGQGAAVFGPDHLGHGRSAGERVLIEDLQDVVADVHAVAGLARAAHPDVPMALVGHSMGGLVAARYAQLHGAELAALVLSGPVIGDWELPRRLLALDEIPDTPVSPAALSRDPEVRAAYAEDPLVWHGPMKRPTVEAFARMLDTVAKGGDIGRLPLLWLHGDDDRLVPLAGSRVGIEELRGADSTERVYPGARHEVFHETNKADVFADLIHFLDDVLTH, encoded by the coding sequence ATGACCGAGTCGCGTGAGCACGTCCTCGACGGAAGCCGGGGGTCGATCGCCGTGCGCGAATGGCCCCATCCGCGGCCCCGCTGCCTCGTGCTCGTCGTGCACGGCTACGGCGAGCACGCCGGCCGCTACGCCGAGGTGGCGGATGTGCTGGTCGGGCAGGGTGCGGCCGTGTTCGGACCGGATCACCTCGGGCATGGGAGGTCGGCGGGCGAGCGGGTGCTGATCGAGGACCTCCAGGACGTGGTCGCCGATGTGCACGCCGTCGCCGGCCTGGCCCGGGCCGCGCATCCGGACGTGCCGATGGCGCTGGTCGGGCACTCGATGGGCGGGCTCGTCGCGGCACGGTACGCACAGCTGCACGGCGCCGAACTCGCCGCCCTGGTGCTGTCCGGGCCCGTGATCGGCGACTGGGAGCTGCCCCGGCGGCTGCTCGCCCTCGACGAGATCCCCGACACCCCCGTCAGTCCGGCCGCCCTCTCCCGCGACCCCGAGGTGCGCGCGGCGTACGCCGAGGACCCGCTGGTCTGGCACGGGCCGATGAAGCGGCCGACCGTGGAGGCCTTTGCCCGGATGCTGGACACCGTGGCCAAGGGCGGTGACATCGGGCGCCTGCCGCTGCTGTGGCTGCACGGCGACGACGACCGGCTCGTCCCGCTCGCCGGCAGCCGTGTCGGCATCGAGGAGCTGCGCGGAGCCGACTCGACCGAGCGCGTCTACCCCGGGGCGCGGCACGAGGTGTTCCACGAGACGAACAAGGCGGACGTCTTCGCGGACCTGATCCACTTCCTGGACGACGTGCTCACTCACTGA
- a CDS encoding DUF309 domain-containing protein, giving the protein MGSTSSEEQAAARDRDSEGRARNARPRDGLGRPLPYGADGVERQPEGVVRTPQETVAEAQALLDAGKPFHAHEVFEDAWKSGPEQERALWRGLAQLAVGLTHAARGNATGGARLLRRGAGAVEEWAAGGGGERPYGIDLAGLVVWARELAEVGEDSGGAAVDARERAPRLRGRA; this is encoded by the coding sequence ATGGGCAGCACATCGTCGGAAGAGCAGGCGGCCGCACGGGACCGGGACAGCGAAGGGCGGGCGCGCAACGCACGGCCCCGGGACGGCCTCGGGCGTCCCCTGCCGTACGGGGCGGACGGTGTCGAACGCCAGCCCGAGGGCGTCGTACGCACACCGCAGGAGACCGTCGCCGAGGCGCAGGCGCTGCTGGACGCGGGGAAGCCGTTCCACGCGCACGAGGTCTTCGAGGACGCCTGGAAGTCGGGGCCGGAGCAGGAGCGGGCCCTGTGGCGGGGGCTGGCGCAGCTCGCGGTGGGGCTCACGCATGCGGCGCGGGGGAATGCGACGGGCGGGGCGAGGCTGCTGCGGCGGGGTGCCGGGGCCGTGGAGGAGTGGGCGGCCGGCGGTGGCGGGGAGCGGCCGTACGGGATCGATCTTGCGGGGCTCGTGGTGTGGGCGCGGGAGCTGGCGGAGGTCGGGGAGGACAGTGGCGGGGCGGCCGTGGACGCGCGGGAGCGGGCGCCGAGGCTGCGGGGGCGGGCGTAG
- a CDS encoding PP2C family protein-serine/threonine phosphatase, with protein sequence MMAAVTVADVATGPAVGLLPLLSLGPAFAPLVGGPRRTVWIGVIALVLTAGLGVYDDLIDGVRGYVSIASVVGVTGAGLVAVSMRRQREAELASVRSIAEAAQQVLLKPVPKLAGQLRAAVRYMSAVAEARIGGDLYEVVAAPQGVRVIVGDVQGKGLDAVETAALVLGAFREAALDERDLLGVGRRLARSADRQLEGEKFVTAILAEVRDREVTFLNYGHPAPLLLRADGSAALPEPAAYALPLGLGAHGASAPEPFRTDFLPGDQLLLYTDGITEARDDDGRFYPLPERAHLLKDSDPESALETLRQDLIQHVGGPLQDDAAMLLLRYR encoded by the coding sequence ATGATGGCGGCGGTGACGGTGGCCGACGTCGCCACCGGACCGGCGGTGGGGCTGCTGCCGTTGCTGTCGTTGGGGCCGGCCTTCGCCCCGCTCGTCGGCGGCCCGCGACGCACCGTGTGGATCGGTGTGATCGCGCTGGTGCTCACTGCGGGGCTGGGCGTGTACGACGACCTCATCGACGGCGTGCGCGGCTATGTGAGCATCGCCTCGGTCGTGGGGGTGACCGGCGCCGGACTCGTCGCCGTGTCCATGCGCAGGCAGCGGGAGGCCGAACTGGCCAGCGTACGGTCCATCGCCGAGGCGGCCCAGCAGGTGTTGCTCAAACCGGTCCCGAAACTGGCGGGTCAGCTCCGGGCCGCCGTCCGCTACATGTCCGCGGTGGCCGAGGCGCGCATCGGCGGCGATCTGTACGAGGTGGTCGCCGCGCCGCAGGGTGTGCGGGTGATCGTGGGTGATGTGCAGGGCAAGGGGCTGGACGCGGTGGAGACCGCGGCACTGGTCCTGGGCGCCTTTCGGGAAGCGGCACTGGACGAGCGGGATCTGCTCGGCGTGGGACGCAGGCTGGCGCGCTCGGCAGACCGGCAGTTGGAGGGGGAGAAGTTCGTCACCGCGATCCTCGCCGAGGTGCGGGACCGTGAGGTCACCTTCCTCAACTACGGCCATCCGGCGCCCCTGTTGCTGCGTGCCGACGGTTCGGCGGCACTGCCCGAACCGGCCGCGTACGCGCTGCCCCTCGGCCTGGGAGCCCACGGTGCGTCCGCGCCGGAGCCCTTCCGGACCGACTTCCTGCCGGGTGATCAACTGCTGCTGTACACCGACGGGATCACTGAGGCCCGGGACGACGACGGCCGGTTCTACCCGCTCCCCGAACGCGCCCATCTCCTCAAGGACTCCGACCCCGAGTCCGCGCTGGAGACTCTGCGGCAG
- a CDS encoding alpha/beta hydrolase yields the protein MDWTRTHAVIRRTVPSPAQRRTTLAALLAGALAVGILVGASNARGETAGPVLGDCPADLVGEADCYTGRDANGAYYSIAVPDDWNGSLVVHAHGGPGLGAESDPDRSVGDLDRWSVMVKEGYAWAGSSYRRGGYGTRMAAADTESVRRLFVDEFGKPRRTYVHGQSWGGNVAAKVVETYGEQRGAYDGALLTNGVLGGGSRGYDYRVDLRVVYQYYCGNHPRPTEPQYPLWQGLRAGSTMTSAGLRARLQECTGYASPPQERSAPQQRNLDDILAVTRIPERTLESHLRFATFTFRDIVHERLGGRNPFGNEGVRYSGSHDDEALNAGVERFAPDPTAVRDLSYDSDLTGKVSIPVLTLHAIDDPTAFVEHEAAYRATLQGAGRDGHLVQTFTREHEHSELSDAEYATSIAALDTWVRKDRKPTPWSVAASCGAFDETYGTGCFYDPGFRPDPYASRVEPRPGGLRWPAMTAGQEREWSRIEGVGIAP from the coding sequence ATGGACTGGACGAGAACCCACGCGGTGATCCGCAGGACTGTGCCGTCGCCGGCCCAGCGGCGTACGACGCTGGCCGCCCTGCTGGCCGGTGCCCTCGCCGTGGGCATCCTCGTCGGCGCCTCCAACGCCCGCGGGGAGACGGCAGGTCCGGTCCTCGGCGACTGTCCCGCCGATCTGGTCGGCGAGGCCGACTGCTACACCGGCCGTGACGCCAACGGCGCCTACTACTCCATCGCCGTACCCGACGACTGGAACGGCTCCCTCGTCGTGCACGCCCACGGCGGCCCCGGCCTCGGCGCGGAGTCCGACCCCGACCGCAGCGTCGGCGATCTGGACCGCTGGTCGGTGATGGTGAAGGAGGGCTACGCCTGGGCGGGTTCGTCCTACCGCCGGGGCGGCTACGGGACACGGATGGCCGCCGCCGACACGGAGAGCGTGCGCCGGCTGTTCGTCGACGAGTTCGGCAAGCCGCGGCGGACGTATGTGCACGGCCAGTCGTGGGGCGGGAACGTCGCCGCGAAGGTCGTGGAGACCTACGGCGAGCAGCGCGGGGCGTACGACGGGGCGCTGCTCACCAACGGCGTCCTGGGCGGTGGCTCGCGCGGCTACGACTACCGCGTCGATCTGCGCGTCGTCTACCAGTACTACTGCGGCAACCACCCCCGCCCGACCGAGCCGCAGTACCCGCTGTGGCAGGGCCTGCGCGCCGGCTCGACCATGACGTCCGCCGGGCTGCGCGCCCGTCTCCAGGAGTGCACCGGCTACGCCTCCCCGCCGCAGGAGCGGTCCGCGCCGCAGCAGCGCAATCTCGACGACATCCTCGCGGTCACGCGGATCCCGGAGCGCACCCTGGAGTCGCATCTGCGGTTCGCGACCTTCACGTTCCGGGACATCGTGCACGAGCGCCTCGGGGGCCGGAACCCCTTCGGCAACGAGGGCGTCCGCTACTCCGGGTCGCACGACGACGAGGCCCTCAACGCCGGCGTCGAGCGGTTCGCCCCCGACCCCACGGCCGTACGGGATCTGTCCTACGACAGCGATCTCACCGGCAAGGTCTCGATCCCGGTGCTGACGCTGCACGCCATCGACGACCCGACGGCGTTCGTCGAGCACGAGGCGGCCTACCGGGCCACGCTTCAGGGGGCCGGGCGCGACGGGCACCTGGTGCAGACGTTCACGCGGGAGCACGAGCACAGCGAGCTGAGCGACGCCGAGTACGCCACGTCCATCGCGGCCCTGGACACGTGGGTGCGCAAGGACAGGAAGCCGACGCCCTGGTCGGTCGCGGCGTCGTGCGGGGCGTTCGACGAGACGTACGGCACGGGCTGCTTCTACGACCCCGGGTTCCGTCCGGACCCGTACGCCTCCCGTGTCGAGCCGCGGCCGGGCGGGCTGCGGTGGCCGGCCATGACGGCCGGTCAGGAGCGGGAGTGGAGCAGGATCGAGGGTGTCGGGATCGCTCCCTGA